AGTCCAATGGCAGAGACCACCTTCAGGATGGTGTCAAAGTTTGGGCTGCGCTCTCCAGATAAGGCCTTGTAGAGGCTCTCCCTAGAAAGGCCTGAGTCTCTGGCCACCTGGGTCATGCCCTGTGCCCGAGCGATGTCGCCCAGGGCCTTGGAAATGAAGGCGGCATCTCCATCCGCCTCCTCGATGCAGGCTTCCAGGTAGGCCGCCATCTCCTCCGCAGTTCGTAGATGCTCGGCGACGTCGTAGGGGCTGGTCGGGGTTTTCATCAGGTCTCCTCCGTAAGGTTGGCTGCCAACAGAAGGGCTTCATCAATGTCCTTGGCTTGTGAGCTCTTATCTCCGCCAGCCAATAGGATGATCAAGGCGGTTCCCCTCTGTAGGAAGTAGACCCTGTATCCAGGGCCGCAGTCGATCCGCAACTCCGACACGCCGGCCCCAACGGGCTTGACGTCACCAGGATTGCCGCCGATGAGGCGCTCAATCCTGGCCAGAACCTTCGCCCGGGCTCTGAGATCACCCAGACAGACCCTCAAGCCATCGGACGAACCGCTCTGTCTGGCGGACTTCAAGCATGTGCCAACTGTAGCCGTCTGGCTACGGTCGCGCACCGCTGCCTCAGAACTCCCATGAGACTGGCGTTGACACTTATGATCATCGCTTAATCAGAACATCAAGTTATGGCATCCACGAAAGCTACCTGAAGACTGCTCGCTCGCCGCCTAGTGAGTCCATTGCCTCAAGAATGCAGTCAACTACCTGCCTGGGATCCTTATCTACTTCACTGACCCAAAAACGAAAGACAGGAACTCCGCTGGTAAGCATGGCTCGGTCAAGCAGACGATCTGTCTGGTATTTCATTTTGTATGCAGTATCCAGGAACATGCTCTCGATATCTTCCCTGGTGAGACTGGCTGGCTTTTGCCCTAGCTTCTGTAGTAATCGTTCTGCATTTCTTCTGGCCATCTTTGTGTCAATTAAATGGAAGGAGCTGTCAATCTCGATGGCAAGGGCTCTTCCCTTGTACAGAGCAATGAGATCGGGCCTCCGATGGCTTTGGAACGCTCTATTTGGTATGAGGATGCCTGGCTCGACGATAACCAGAAACCCCTTATCCAACAGCGCTTGACCAAGACTTTTCTGAAGACGGCTTACCTCTAGGCCATGAAGAGTGTGATCAGAACACTTCAACGCGGAGCCTGGTAGCCTATAGGGCTTTAGCAAGTTAAATATCTCTTCGTGAGTCCTTCCAGTTATCTCTTGAATCTCGGATGAATTCCTGGCATGAACCATCTCGAACACGAGGCTTGCTCTTGGGCCGCCCTCGTCCCAGTTCCAGCCGGCTTCTTCTATGATCTCATCCCTAAACTGATGCTGCCGAGAATAAGTCAGCATCTCATCTCGATTCCATACATCTAGGTGCCGGATTTCCTGCCATGCGATCTCAGCGAGAAGCTCCTTTGACTCATGCCTAAGCCTGGCAAAGCTTGATTCTGGAATCGAAAGAGGATAAGATGACTTATTTTTGATGGCTGACTTACCTGCCGACGAGTCCCGCTCCAAGGCAATGACTAGGCGTATCTTAATCTTTCTTGTGTCATATTCTTCAAAGGATTCAAGGCCGTAATCAAAGAAGGATACGCCTATGATCGAACCAGACTGAATAAGATTGAGATATTCAGAGTGCATTGACTGAAAGACGTCGTCTTCCTTTCTGAGAAGAAAGAGGGCAGTGTTCCATGCAAGCTTTAGCGCTTTGAGGCCTGCCTCGGATTTGAAGTAATCCTCGGTAGCATCCGATGGGTATATTTGCTTAAGGCGATCAACGTTGCCTAAATTCATGAGGTCGTTTACGCTCAGACTAGTTAGTCTATTCTAGAGGACAAGTCACGGCAAGCAAGGTCCGTTCAGCCAGCAGTGGCAAAGGTCTCTGCGACATCATCTAAACCAACAGGCTCCCTTGTATTGGCAATACTTGAAATTACTGCGCTAGAGACATAGTTCCTTGTGGCAGGCATTCTAAGTCGACCAGCGGGATTATACTGAGAATCCACTCAATTCCGAAATCACGTGGATGACCGGTTTGAGATTGGTGACAATGCAAGGGAAACACGTATAGGAGTAGTTCGGCACGACCAATGGACCTGGGAACAACAGCCAAAAGTCGAGCATCAAACGAGGGAGTAATCATTAGGTTTTTTCCGAGATTTATAGTGGGCGGCAATGATGCGCTCATTAAATGGTCTGACGGTTCTGAATCATGTCGAGTGGCAAGCACAGAGTATTTGACAAAGATACCCTCTCGGCAAGATAGCAAGTCTCAGCGAGGTGAAGATGGGCTGCAACGAAGCGATTCTGATAGTGCTAGCCTCAAGACATACTTCTCGCCCGGACAAAGGGGAATTGAGACAAGGGCACGAAGCCGTCGGATACATGACGGCATTCTTGGGGAGACTTCGATTAGATGGACTGGCCCAATTATCAAGTGGAAAGATGGCAGCACTCATATCGTCGTTCAGTGGGATAAGGTTGGCGGGTATTGGGACCCCCATAAAGAAGTATTGGCACACAAGGGAGACAATCCTCGGGTCGACGACTGTCGTGAATGCGACCCCGAGCTTCTACACCGACCAATGAAAGAATCACGACAGGATAAACAACATGCTTGGACGGCATGGAGGGACGAAAGCGGCTTTCTAGCTGCCAATGATGTAGGCGGCAACCACGCAAAAAGCATACGACTGAACTCTGCCCAAGAGCTCCGCGGATTTATCTCATTTCTTAAGAGCGTTGGCTTTGCCGAGCTCGCCTCATTTGATGACAATGCATGGCACTATACGCATGATGACAAACAACATCCAGAGGAAGACTTGTCAATCTGTATAACGGAAGATCAGATTGCACGGTGGGATGAATTTGATAGCTATGCATGCTGGTCTGGCGATCCAGGCTGGGACAATAATGAGTAGCCTGAATTCATGGAGAAGCATAGTTAGGGTATCTCTGGGCAACAGTAGATTATCGAGCGGATGAGGGCGCGGTTGCCGCGCTCGCTTGTGATTTGATGCGGCAGCCATTCCATCGGGCCTCAACCGCTGGTTTCCTCCCGTTCTTCGGTGGGTGTAGAGGCCCATTCAGGCCCTCCAGGCACACCACTCCACCGGCAGGTCGTCGCCGTCCAAAAGCCAATCGTGGTCACATGGATGTGCCTGCCGGCAACGCCCACGGTGATCTGTCCATACGCATCCAGTGGGCTATCGATACGCCAATGTGCCAGGCATCATTCAGCTTCCAGCAGCGTTGCGAAGGACCAACGTAGCCAAGGGCGATGCTGGGGTTGGCTCAGCCTTGCCAGGCCCCATCATGGTCGACAAATCCTTCGATGGCCGAATGGGCGGATCCTCATAAAACGCCCTTCAGACCTCTTTTGCAGCATAAGCGGGAAAGCCCCTGACGCAACATGACCAGACTTCAGTCTTGGACAGGTCTTTCTGATTCCCCTGCAGGCCCTTGGCGACTTAACCGGGTCCGTATAACACTGTTCAATGCGATGCAACTTGAGAGACTTCACTGCTCCCTCTGGCAACCTTGAATGTTGACCCCAATGGCCTTCAAGTGGCCTTGTTGGTCTGCAAACTTCTAGATATGACCTCCTCTTCCCACGCGATTACCTGGGCGATTGTCCAGAGATGCTCATTGCCACTTTGGCTGGAGGCTCCCTATGGCGGCCCGGCAATCTCCATCACATCGTGCTGATGATGGAGGAGATCACAAACTGCCCTGCCTGGAAACTCCCGAGCCTTCGAACCCCACAATCAGCGGTTCCGTGACTCGCACGAGCCTTTTCCCGCGGAGCACCCCGCAAGCGTCCGCACAGGCGTCCGTAGTTAACCTCAGCGAACGCGTGGAGTTCCACATCAGTGCTGCTGCGCCGGTGTTCGCATTCCTCCCCGTCAACGCGAGCGATGTGCCGGCTGGCATCGTCGCCCCGGTCTTCCACCAGCACGCCGTTGGGGGTGCTCCCCTTGAGCGGTTCCCAGGCGATGGCGAGGTGCACGTCTCACAGGGCCGCCAGGTAGCTGCAGCGTTGCAAGGCGCACCCGATCACCGCCCTTGGCGGCCGGCCGTCAGTCATTCGACCTGGGCAGCCCGCTTACCCCTTCAGCGGCAGTGGATCGGTCACCCAGCCGAGGCGGTCGCCCTCTGCGCTCGGCCGCGCCAGGCGCCAGCTCTGCCCCTTCTCACCGCGCAGCAGGTACAGCTCGAAGGGGCTGTCCACCCGGTAGGGATCGTTGGCGAGCCGCCAGTCGAACTGGCCGCTGAGGTGAAGCCCCTGGCGATCGCCGATGGGGACCTTCTCCTGATGGCTGACGCGCACCCGGCTCACCTGGGGCGCTCCGGGGGGATCGAGCGCGAGCGCCGACGCGATCGAGCGCTGGGTGAGGGCGATCTGCAGCTCCAGGGCATCGAGCAGCACCTGCTGCGACGGCTGGCCCACCCCCTGGCAGCCGCTGAGCGCCAGCAGCAGCCCGAGCGCCAGGGCGATCAGGCAGGCGCCCAGCGGTGGCAGCGCAGACCGCCCACTGGCGGAGAGAAGGGGACCGGGCAGCATGGGGGCGCCTCAAGATGTGCCCATGATCGGCTGGCTGCAGGGCGCTGTGGCGGAACGGTGGCAGCAGGGACACCGCTGCGGCCTGCTGCTCTGCTGCCAGGGGGTGGGCTACGAGGTGCAGCTCACCCGCCGCCACTGGGAACGGCTGCCGGTTGAAGGCGCCGTGCTCACCCTGCACATCCATCAGTCGATCCGCGAAGACGGCTGGACCCTGTTCGGTTTCGGCGGGCGGCAGGAGCGGGACCTGTTCCGCTTGCTGGTGGCCGTCAGCGGCGTGGGCCCCCAGCTGGCACTGGCCCTGCTGGGCGCCCATCCGCCCGAGGAGCTGGTGCGCGCGATCGTGCAGGCGGATCTGCGCAAGCTCTGCCAGGCGCCGGGCGTGGGCAAGCGCACCGCCGAGCGCCTGGCGGTGGAGCTGCGCGGCAAGCTGGCCGAGAGCGACGGCGGGGCGGCCGCGCTGGCTGGCGGGGCCTTCGGCCTCGATGACGCCGGCGTTGACGGCGGCACCACCCCCCTGGCCGCCACCCGCGACGAGGTGCAGATCACGCTGGAGGCGCTCGGCTACGCGCCGCTGGAGATCAACCGGGCGCTGCACGCCGTAGGACGCGGCGGCCTGGAGCCGGCCGAAGGCCCCGATGCCTGGCTGCGCGAAAGCCTGCGCTGGCTGGCCCAGCAGGCCGCCTGACTCCCTCCGGCCCAGGGGGCGCCCACGGGGCGGTAAGTTGTCTGTTTGCACCGTCAGGGCCCGACGCCGGCATGCCGCTCGACACCACCAAGAAACAGGAACTGATCAACAGCCACCAAACCCACGGCACCGATACCGGTTCCGTCGAGGTGCAGGTGGCGATGCTGAGCGAGCGGGTCTCCCAGCTCACCGGTCACCTGCAACAGAACAAGCACGATTTCTCCTCCCGCCAGGGTCTGCTGAAGATGATCGGGCGCCGCAAGCGCCTGCTCGGCTATCTCCGCGCCCAGAGCGAAGATCGCTACGCCCAGCTGATCGCCAAGCTCGGCATCCGGGGCTGAGCGGATCCATGGCGGCCAAGCGCAAGCCCCGCCCGAAGGCTTCCGGTCTTGCCCCCTCTGCCACGGCGGGAGCGGGCAAATCTGGCGGCGGCGCTGCCGCCAAGGCCAGTGGGGCGAAAGTGATTCCGCCTGCTGTGGCCAACCGCATGGCACGCCGCATCGCCCTGGCCACGGGGGTTCCCTCCGTGCTGGGCATGTCCGCGTTCGTGGTCAGCTACCTGCTGGTGAGCCGCAACATCTACGACGTCCCCCCGGTGCTTACCCTCGCGGTGTCCGGTGGCCTGTTCCTGCTGGGTGTGCTGGGGCTCAGCTATGGCGTGCTCTCGGCCAGCTGGGAAGAAGCGGCCGGCAGCCTGTTGGGCTTCGAGCAGATCGGTGTCAACATCAGCCGCGTGCGTGCCTCCATCCGGGCGATGCGCCAGGGCAGCAACGCGCCCGGCTGACTCACCGCCACTTCAGCGGTGCTCCTGAAAGTGCTGCAGATCTGCCCTGGAATGAATCCATGCTGGCCCGTTCATGGTGCGTTCGTGGCCGCTTGGGGGAGCGCTGGCTAGCTGTTGGGGGTGCCCATGCAGACCTAGCCAATGAAACGAATGGATCGGAGGTTCCCGATTTCCCTGATTCTCGCCATGGTCGTGATGATCGCCTCTTGCGTGTTTCAGCCCCCTGCAATGGCCTCGACCAGCTTCGTGACCACCACCCCCTTTGCCGCCAGAATCATGTCCAAAGATCTCTCCGCCTCCGCCAAGCAAGCGGAAGGCCGGCTTGAAGCTGCCCACGGCGAACTCACCGGAGACACCGGCGAAAAGCTCAAAGGGCAGGCCAAACAGGTGCAGGCTGCAGCGATGCAGGCCGGCTCCGACCTCAAACAGGGCGTGAAGTCGACCGCTAACAAGGTGAGCGACGCCACCTCCAAGGCCGCCGACAAGATCAAATGATCCCTGCCAGGTGCTCACAGGCGTGATGCTCCCAGGTTGATGGGCTTCATTCACCCTGTGGCCTCCCGGCAGGATTGAAGCAGGGTGTGCTCCGCTCCGCCTGATGGTGGTGCGGGGTTTCCCTTGAAGCACTGCCACTGCGAAACACTGCCACTGAGGCTTTTGCATGGAACAGTGGTTCTCGCGTGGCGCGTTGAAGCACCGGGTCTATTCTTCCGCCCGCCCGATCAAGGCGTCCTTCCATGTCGCCTGACCAGGCGCACGGATTCAAGGAACATGCCTCTCTTTCGCTAGTTCTTGCCAGCTTTTATCGACGTTAACGACAATTGAGTTCTTCAGGAGAACCTCCCATGCTGGAAACCGTGGCCGTCGTGCTGCTTGTGTTGTGGCTGCTGGGTCTTGTCAGTTCGTTCACCCTGGGTGGGCTGATTCATCTGTTTCTCGTTGTGGCTGTTGTCATTCTTGTGCTGCGGCTGCTTCAACGGACGAGGGTCTGATCGCACCCCGATCCCTTGTTGCAAGGCGTATCCCATTGCTTCTGGCCCCATGATCCATCTGCTTGCACCCTTCAGGCTTCAGCTGGCCGTGGCATTGGCTTTGCCTGTCGTGGTGCCGGCGCTGCCGGTGGCGGTCAGCGCGCAGAGCCTTGATGCCCGCAACCTGGCCATGCACTTCTGCCAGCTTGCCGTGAGCGATGAAGTGCGGCGTTCGGGTCAGAATGTGCCGGAAGGCTTGACGCAATCCACCTGCCAATGCTTTCTCAGGCAGTTTGATTTCAACAGCAACCTCAAGGCGGCTGAACGCACCTGCCGGCAGGAAACGTTGCGCAGATACGGGCTCTGATGGCGCCCGCGCCACTGCTCCATCTGAGCAATCCAGAGGGGCCCATCGGCATCAGCCAGGCCTCAGGCCAGCTGCAGGGGTGAGTGCAGCCGGGCGGTGAAGGCGGCGGCGTGGAGTGTGTCCACGGCGGCCGCGCCGTCGCGTACGCAGAACTGGTGGCCGAAACGCACGTAGCGGGTCTGGTCGTGCAGCTTCACCAGCGCCACCACCGGCACCCGCACCCCCGCTTCGTCCTGCTCCGGCCGGTGCCGCACCAGGCATTCGCGCAGCTGATGCTGCACGGCGATGTCGGCGGCCTGCTCGGCCTCCAGCTCCACCAGCAGCAGCTGCAGATCATCGATGGCGCGGCAATCGTCCACGATCAGCTGCACGCGGTCGTCGCGGCGATCCACCGACGCCCAGATCAGCAGCCGTGCATCCACCATCAGGTGATCGCAGAGCCGGGCGAAGGTTTTCGGAAACACCACCGCTTCGGCGGTGCCGGTGAGGTCTTCGATCTGCAGCACCGCCATGCGATCACCTTTGCGGGTGGTGACATTGCGGATCTCCGGCACCATCGCCACCACACTCACGCGCGCCTTGTCGGCCTGCTCCTCGAGCGTGGCCAGGCCGATCGGTGAGAGCAGCCGGATCGGCTGCGCGAGTTGCCGCAGCGGGTGATCGGAGAGATAGAAGCCCACCAGCTCTTTCTCCAGCCGCAACTTTTCCTTCGGCGGATAGTCGGCCACAGGGGCGGCTTTCGGCGCCATGCTGTGATCAGCGCCCCCAGCGGCAGGCGGGGCGGCGAACAGATCGAACAGGTTGCCCTGGCCGCTGGCGCGGTCGCGGGCGCGCGAGCCTGCCCAATCCAGCACCAGATCGAGATCCGCCATCAGCTGGGCGCGGTTGGCGTTGGGCTCCAGCGCATCGAGGGCGCCGCAGTGGATCAGCGATTCGAGCGCCCGCCTGTTCATCAGGTTGGTGGGGATGCGATCGCAGAGATCAGCGAGAGAGGCAAAGGGCCCCTCAGCCTGGCGGGCCTCCAGCAGCTGACGGATGGCGCCATCGCCGAGGTTGCGCACCGCCGAGAGCCCGAACAGGATGCGATCGCCGGTGGGGGTGAAGTCGATGCCCGAGGCATTCACATCGGGCGGCATCACCTCGATGCCCATGGATTGGCAGTTGGCGATGTAACGCTGCACCTTGTCGGTGCTGCTGGCGTTGACGGTGAGCAGGGCGGCCATGTAGGCCACCGGATAATGCGCCTTGAGATAGGCGGTTTGATACGTCACCGCCCCGTAGGCGGTGGAGTGGCTCTTGTTGAAGCAGTATTCGGCGAACAGCACCATCTGCTCGAACAGCTTTTCCGCCACCGCACTGTTCACACCGCGGGCCGTGGCCCCTTCCACGAACTGGCTGCTGTGCTTCTGCATCTCCGACACCTTCTTCTTGCCCATGGCGCGGCGCAGCAGATCCGCTTCCCCCAGCGAATAGCCGGCCAGATCCTGCGCGATCCGCATGATCTGCTCCTGATACACCATGATTCCGTAGGTTTCCTTCAGGATCGGCTCCAGGGCCGGGCAGGCGAAATCGATCGCTTCGCGGCCGTGCTTGCGGTTGATGAATTTGGGGATCAGGCCGGCATCCAGCGGGCCGGGGCGGTAGAGCGCCAGGATCGAGGAGATGTCTTCCAGGGAAGAGGGTTTGAGATCGCGCACGATCTGACGCATGCCGCTGGATTCCAGCTGAAAGATGCCTTCCAGATCACCGCGGGCCAGCAGTTCATAGGTGCCGGGGTCATTGGCCGGCAGGGCATCGGGGTCGATGCGTTCACCGCTGCCCCGCTCCACCAGATCCACCGTCTTTTCGATCATGGTGAGGTTCTTGAGGCCGAGGAAGTCCATCTTCAGCAGCCCCATCGCCTCCACATCTTCCATGAAGTACTGGGTGATCACCTGGCCATCGTTGTTGCGCTGCAGCGGCACCAGCGAATCAAGCGGTTCGGCGGCGATCACCACACCGGCGGCATGCACACCGAAGGTTTTGTTGGTGCCTTCGATGCGGCGGGCCATGTCCACCCAGCGGCGCACATTGGCGTCGTTTTCATACTTTTCGCGGAACTCCGGCGCCGGTGACTCCGGCCCGATCATCTCGGCGAGCTTGGCCGGTTTGCCCCTCACCACCGGAATCAACTTGGCCAGCCGGTCGGCATCGCCGTAGGGGATGTCGAGCACGCGCGCCACATCCTTCAGCACCGCCTTGGAGGTCATGCGGTTGAAGGTGATGATCTGCGCCACCTTGTCGTCGCCATAGCGCCGGGTGACGTACTCGATCACCTCGCCGCGCCGCTCGATGCAGAAGTCGGTGTCGATGTCCGGCATCGACTTGCGTTCGGGGTTGAGGAAGCGCTCAAACAGCAAGCCGTGCTCCACCGGATCGAGCGCCGTGATGCCAAGCGCATAGGCCACCAGCGAGCCGGCCGCCGAGCCCCGGCCCGGACCCACCGGGATGCCCTGCTCACGGGCGTAGCGGATGTAATCCCACACCACCAGGAAGTAGGTGGGGAAGCCCATCTGCTCCATCACCTGCAGCTCGAAGGCCAGCCGCTCGCCATAGAGCGCCGTGAACGGCTCGGCGGCCGAGAGCCCCAGCCGCTGGCGCAGCCCCTGCTCACTCACCTCGCGCAGATAGCTCACTGCCGTGTGGCCATCGGGGATCGGAAAGCACGGCATCTGCTGCCGGCCGAGGATGTCGTAGGCCTCCACCTTCTCGGCCACCACGGCGGTGTTGGCGATGGCGCGGGCCACCACGGCGGCATCGAGATGATCGGCGAACAGGCGGCCCATTTCCGCCTCGCTCTTGATGTATTCCGTGCCGGTGTACCGCAGGCGCTTCTCATCGGTCACCAGCTTGCCGGTGAGCACGCAGAGCAGGGCGTCGTGCGCTTCCACATCGCCGCTGGTGAGGTAGTGGGCATCGTTGGTGGCGATCAGCTCGATGCCGAGTTCGGCAGCGATGCGCACGATCTCCACATTCACGATCCGGTCTTCCGGGGAGCCGTGATCCTGGATTTCCAGGTAGAAATCCTCCCCGAACAGCTCCTGATACCAACGGGCCACATCCCGCGCCACATCCGGGCGGCCGCGCAGAATCGCCTGGGGGATCTCACCGCCGAGGCAGGCGGTGGCCACAATCAGCCCTTCGCTGTACTGCTGCAGCAATTGTTTGTCGATGCAGGCGCGCGCAAAGATGCCGCGGCCGCGCATGCCGCGCAGGTGGCTGATGCTGGTGAGCTTCACCAGGTTGCGGTAGCCGGTGTCGTTCTTGGCGAGCACCACCAGGTGGTAGCGGCGTTCTTTCTTCGGCTGCGGATCCTCGATCGAGCCGTTGATCACATACATCTCATTGCCGATGATCGGCTTGATGCCGGCCTTGCGGCACAGCTTCAGCAGTTCGATCGCGCCATACATCACGCCGTGGTCGGTGAGGGCGAGGGCCGGCATGCCCAGCTCCACCGCGCGCTCCACCATCTGCGGCAACTGGCTGGCCCCGTCCAGCAGGCTGTAGTCGCTGTGGTTGTGGAGCGGAACGAAAGCCAAGGGCGTGCGGTGGCTGAACCACTACGGGGTGTGCTCACCCTACGGGCACACCACTAGATCTGGCGTTCAGTTCCCGGTTACGGCATCGCCTGCTCAGGCCACCAGGGCCGCCTCAGGCCGGCTGTCCATCACCCGCGCCGCCTGTTCGTAGTGGTGAGCCACCTGCAGCAGGCGCGGCTCCTCCAGCACGCCGGTGATCAGCTGCAGACCGATCGGCAGGCCGTCGGCGTCGAAGCCGCAGGGCAAGGAGATCGCCGGCAGGCCCGCCATGTTGGCCGGAATCGTGAGCAGGTCGGCCAGGTACATCGCCAACGGGTCGTCGGCGTGGGCGCCGAAGCGGAAGGCGGTGGTGGGTGAGGTGGGGGTGAGCAGCACGTCCACCTGGCCGAAGGCGGCGTCGAAGTCGCGGCGGATCAGGGTGCGCACCTGCTGGGCCTTCTTGTAAAAGGCATCCACGTAGCCGGCGGAGAGGGCGTAGGTGCCGATCAGGATGCGGCGCTGCACCTCGTCGCCGAAGCCTTCGGCGCGGCTGCGGGCGGTCATCTCCGCCAGGCTGCCGGCCTGCTCGGAGCGGAAGCCGTACTTCACACCGTCGTAGCGGGCCAGGTTCGCCGACGCCTCTGACGGGGCGATCACGTAATAGGTGGCGATGCCGTCGTTGAAGCGGGGGCAGCTCACCTCCACCAGCTCGCAGCCGAGGGCCTCCAGCTGCGCGGCGGCCGCCAGCACCGACGCCTTCACCTGGGGATCCAGCCCCTCCTGTTCAAAGCATTCGCGCACGAGACCCACGCGCAGTCCGGCGATGGGTTGCCGCAGCGCGTCCCGGTAATCCGGCACGGGGGCCTGCAGGCAGGTGCCATCGCGGGGGTCGGCGCCGGCGATCACCTGCAGCAGCTCAGCGGCATCGGCCACGCTGGTGCTGAACGGGCCCACCTGATCGAGCGAGCTGGCGAAGGCCACCAGCCCCCAGCGGCTCACCCGGCCGTAGGTGGGCTTGAGCCCCACCACGCCGCAGAAAGCAGCGGGCTGGCGGATCGAGCCGCCGGTGTCGGAGCCGAGGGCCGCCATCGCTTCACCGGCGGCCACCGCCGCCGCGCTGCCGCCGGAGCTGCCGCCCGGCACCCGTTCCGGGTCCCAGGGGTTGCGGCTCGGGCCGAAGGCGGAGGTTTCGGTCGAGCTGCCCATGGCGAACTCGTCGAGGTTCGTTTTGCCCAGCAACACCGCGCCGGCCTGCCACAGCCGCTCGGTGACGGTGGATTCGTACGGCGGCACGAAGTGCTCCAGCATGCGGCTGGAGCAGGTGGTGGCGATGCCCTTGGTGCAGAGGTTGTCCTTGATCGCCAGCGGAATGCCGGCCAGCGGCGGCAGCGTCTCACCGGCGGCACGGGCGGCGTCGATGCGATCGGCATCGGCGCGGGCACGATCCGCCGTCACCTCCAGGTAGGCATGCACGGTGGGATCCACCGCGTCGATGCGGGCCAGGTGGTGATCGGTGAGCTCACGGGCAGACACGTCTCCGCTCTGCAGCCGCTCACGCCATTCGGCGATCCCCATCCCAAGCCCATCGTTGCTGGTGGGACGCTATCAGCCGGGCTCCTGGACGTCGGTGAGGGGTTCGCCCCGGTGGGTGCGGAGGATTTCGTGGCTGAGCCCGCCGGGCGCCTCTGCCTGAAGATCGGCGAGAAAGTGCTCCAGCTCCACTTCCAGCTCCTGGCGCCGCATGAACGGGCCGAACCAATAGATGACGTTGGGATCGTGGGTTTCCACCCGCGCCCACCATGCCATCCCCAGACCGTTCGCCAGGCTGCGCAAAGGCCGGATCAGGGCGTCCATTCAGGCTTTTCGTACCGACCCATTGTGCCCTCGCATGGGGCCGTCCATAGCCGTTTTTCCCGAATGGTGTGCACCGTCGGACTCAGAGCTGGATGTCCCCCTGAAAGCCCGTGGGGCTGGCCGGCGAGAGCTCCAGGGTGAGCTCCAGAGGCGCTGAGGGGGCTGCCGGGGGTGCCGTGCCAGCGGCCGCCTCGCTGGTGCTCTCAGGCGGCGGGGGAGCGGCTGACTCCGTTGCTTCTGCTTGCCCCACCGGTTCCGGTTCGACGCCGGTGAGGAACTCCTCAGCAGCCGCTGCCTCCTCCTGCAGCTCCTCATCCAGGAGCCTCTCCCCACTCACGGAACGTTCCCGATCGGCGAGCGCCTCTGCATCGGCTGTGAAGTCCCCATCAGCGAGCTGCTCGGCAACGGCGCGCTGCTCTTCAACGACGAGAACGTCCGCATCAACCAACAGCTCTTCAACCACAAGGCCCCCCCCCTCAACGGCGAGGAGCTCCTCAGCAGCGACGAGGAGCTCCTCCGCAACGGCCAGCAGCCCAGCAACAGGCTGCTTGTCTTCAAGGGCCAGCCGCTCCTCATCGGCCGAAAACACAGCGTCCGGGTCGTCAGCAACGGCTGCCGAATGGTCAACCGCCGCTGCGGCCTCTGCTCCTACGTTGGCTGCCGCTGGCGCGGCTGCGCTGGTGCTGGCTGCCGCCTTGCTCGGCAGCTGCGGACGCACGATGCGTGGAGCCGGGGCATTGCCGGTGATCGCCTGCATCCAGCCGCGGCGGGCTACCTCATAGAGCAGCAGGGCCGTGGCCACCGAGGCGTTCAGGCTGGGCGTGGCGCCCCGCAGCGGAATGCGGATGAGCTGGTCGCAGTGCTTGCGGGTGAGCATCGAAAGCCCCTGGCTCTCCGAGCCGGTGACCACCACCAGCGGGCCGTCGAGATCG
The sequence above is a segment of the Synechococcus sp. MW101C3 genome. Coding sequences within it:
- a CDS encoding addiction module antidote protein encodes the protein MKTPTSPYDVAEHLRTAEEMAAYLEACIEEADGDAAFISKALGDIARAQGMTQVARDSGLSRESLYKALSGERSPNFDTILKVVSAIGLKLSTSVRSEAEVT
- a CDS encoding type II toxin-antitoxin system RelE/ParE family toxin, which encodes MRDRSQTATVGTCLKSARQSGSSDGLRVCLGDLRARAKVLARIERLIGGNPGDVKPVGAGVSELRIDCGPGYRVYFLQRGTALIILLAGGDKSSQAKDIDEALLLAANLTEET
- the ruvA gene encoding Holliday junction branch migration protein RuvA is translated as MIGWLQGAVAERWQQGHRCGLLLCCQGVGYEVQLTRRHWERLPVEGAVLTLHIHQSIREDGWTLFGFGGRQERDLFRLLVAVSGVGPQLALALLGAHPPEELVRAIVQADLRKLCQAPGVGKRTAERLAVELRGKLAESDGGAAALAGGAFGLDDAGVDGGTTPLAATRDEVQITLEALGYAPLEINRALHAVGRGGLEPAEGPDAWLRESLRWLAQQAA
- the rpsO gene encoding 30S ribosomal protein S15 gives rise to the protein MPLDTTKKQELINSHQTHGTDTGSVEVQVAMLSERVSQLTGHLQQNKHDFSSRQGLLKMIGRRKRLLGYLRAQSEDRYAQLIAKLGIRG
- a CDS encoding PAM68 family protein → MAAKRKPRPKASGLAPSATAGAGKSGGGAAAKASGAKVIPPAVANRMARRIALATGVPSVLGMSAFVVSYLLVSRNIYDVPPVLTLAVSGGLFLLGVLGLSYGVLSASWEEAAGSLLGFEQIGVNISRVRASIRAMRQGSNAPG
- a CDS encoding CsbD family protein — encoded protein: MVVMIASCVFQPPAMASTSFVTTTPFAARIMSKDLSASAKQAEGRLEAAHGELTGDTGEKLKGQAKQVQAAAMQAGSDLKQGVKSTANKVSDATSKAADKIK
- a CDS encoding lmo0937 family membrane protein — protein: MLETVAVVLLVLWLLGLVSSFTLGGLIHLFLVVAVVILVLRLLQRTRV